The following is a genomic window from Sphaerodactylus townsendi isolate TG3544 linkage group LG16, MPM_Stown_v2.3, whole genome shotgun sequence.
TTCAGGCCCCAAATGGATAGGTCAAAAAACCACAGTCGACAATGGATTCATCTTGTTCTTGATGCATGGCAGTTGTACACTTCAAAACGTTTGAATATTAAGGACACAAAAACGTGCACACTTCTGCACAAGAGAATTCACCTCATTTATTATACATTTGTATGAATTGCACGCATTCAGGGATATGTTGTACATGTGGCTTCTTTGGCTTTCTATGATACAGCTGTGATTTGAGTTAATggttatttttctgtgttgtctggcagagtggggattaaaTCCTTTTGATGTtctagaagaagagcttggatccccacctttctctcctgtaagcagactcaaaggggcttacaagctcctttccctttcctctccccacaacagacaccttgtgaagtaggtggggctgataaagttctgagagaactgtgtctagctcatggtcacccatcaggcttcatgtgtaggagtcgggaatcaaacccagttctccagattaaagtccaccatttgtaaacactacaccacattggctaaCAACTACATACATCACACTGGCATAGTTTGATTTCTAAATGAGCAAAACTTACCTTTTTCTGGGACCCACCATCCTGTGCTCAGCGAGGAAAACCTACAAATCGCGCTGGTTTTTAATTGAATCATTTATTGAATACAGCATACCATTTGTCTGTACTTTTCTCTGATTTTGTCATCCGGATTTATCTCATTGTTTATTGCAGGTGTTATACTATttcactgcatttaaaaaaaacactggggTTATCCACCTAGGCTTGAGACTCAGAGTAATGGAGAGAAAGAGGTACGATAActctaaataaagaaatgtgCACACAGAACAACGGATGTTTCTCAGTGGAGAGATGGTTGGTTTTTATGCATGTTTTGGAGCACTTGTTCCTACATAAATGCAGCATATGTCTTTATGGGGAATGGTTTGGGAATGTGGGCATCAGTTTCTAATAGGCAGTCCCATATATATGACCTTCCTGTCAGAATGCATTCTCAGTAGAGTATCTTTTTGCTCCCGTCTTCTCGGTTTGGAAGTGCTGGAGATGAACCCAGGCCCAAAACACTCCCAATGTCTGTTTTACTTTCCCTCCTCCCAAGCTATATTTCTGAGTTTTTATCCACCATGAGCAGCCAGGCCTACCAATCTTAATTTAATCAGACGTCATGTTATGAACTCCTAATAAAAGTTACAATGCTGTCCACCCCTTTTTTGCCCGAAGGGAATGACAAAAGCCCGTTGAAAAAGTTGATCACCCCATGGAATCCATCTTCAATGTGGTACCAAGTGACGGGCACCCCATTGTCCTCCAGTCGTTTCTTGTAAAGAATCCCGTCATCCCGTAGAACGTCATATTCACAAGTTACAATGCAAGCCTTGGGAAGTTGGGAAAGAACAGCATCTTCTGCCATAAGGGGAGAGAAGGTGGCCTCCAACGCTTGCTTCACCACCTCATAGACATCATCTACGAAGGACGCAGCCTGCGATGGCTCGAATCCTCTGGCCTTGAATTCTTGCGGGATGTTCTCGGAGTTGATACATTTCCCAAATCTCATTTTGATGTCTGTCGGAACGTGGCACCCTCGCACGACGCTGTCCAACACGGACAAATCTTTATTGAGGTACCTCAAAGCAGAACAGATGACATGTTCTCGGTACAAGATGGGGACGGCTCGGTTCTGTTGGTAAGAAGGTAGGTTGAAGTCGATCGCCTGAAGACCAGGATAGATCAATATCTGAGCAAGCGGCTTTGCCAGATCCGTTCGGCTCACTAAAGCTTGGCAAACGGAAGCCGTGAAATTCCCCCCAACGCTGTCTCCGCCAACGATAATGCGAGCGGGATCCACGCCGTAGTCGTCTGCTCTCTTCAAAAAATGCGCAGTGGCAGCCAGACACTCATAGAACTGGGATGGATACTTCTGCTCAGGGGCTAGATTATATCTGTatcaaaataaattatgcaatCATTCAATCTTAATATTTTAGGCTATAAACCTACCAAAGAATCCAGGGCAGCATATATGGAGTGTTACTAGCGTTGCCAGCctcctatactctgtctcagaaatgTTCTTGACCAGAGGGCATCCTGTCTCCCTTTGTTTACTTGCCATCATGCTACATTCTTGCAAAATAAATTCTATTGGGAAGACAGCTGCAGGCCCAAAAGTTGCCACTTCCCAAAGGGTTGGGATTCTCCTGTGCTCCGTTACAGAACTTGTTTTGGAAAACCAATGATTGGTTGGCTGCCAGTGACAGATGATCCAGAACACAGCGTTCCATGATAAACAGTATGCCAAAAACACAGCCAGAGATACAAGGTACAGACATTTTGCAGAACAAGTAGTTCTGAAAAGCTCCAAATGAACCGGACCCACAAGGTGAAAACCTCAACAAACTAGTCCTGTCTGGTTGTTCCATTATGACAGAATTCAAACATTTGGGGGGGGAATAGGAAGGAACTGAAATTTGGATGCATTACTATATATCCCATAAGGCCGAAACCTGTCACGTGAGAACCAGAgcgatgtggtggttaagagtggtgaactctaatctggagaaccgggtttgattccattcCACCACATATGGGACTGATACTAGTCTGctgaagtgggtttgattccccactcctccacatgagtggcagacattaatctagtgaactggatttgtttccccactcctactcataAAGCCTGTGAGGTAAccatgggcaagtcacagttctctcagaactctgttagCCCCacctctgttgtgaggagaggaatgtggtgatggccactaacctggatagctttaaaaggggcttggacagatttatggaggagaagtcgatttatggctaccaatcttgatccttcttgatctgaggttgcaaatgccttagcagaccaggtgctcaggagcaacagctgcagaagaccattgctttcacatcctgcatgtgagctcccaatggcacctggtgggccactgcgagtagcagagagctggactagatggactctggtctgatccagctggcttgttcttatgttcttaggaagggaaggagtttgcaagccaccttgagactccttacaattgagaaaagcagggtataaatccaaaactcttcttctgatggcCTGCTCTTGCCATACTTTGCTCGTATGCTTCCTATAACTATCTGGATGCccactgctggaaacaggatgctggtctagatggactttTTCTGATCCAAAGTgcagtttttattttcttctgtggtTATGACTGTGGGTGGTGTGAACTCCAATGACAGATCTCCAAGGGAAAAGGAATACACTGGTCTTTCCTTTATGCCTccccaatggaaaaaaaaacaatgccaATTTTCATCCCACTGTTTTTTTGTTGGGCAAATGACAAAGCTAGATTTTAGTCCTCCATCTTGTCTCAGGAATTCAGGGTGGCTAAGTGgatctctccttctcacaataacattgtgaaataggttaggctgacgACAGAACATGACTGGGCCAAAGTTGCCTGTCCAGCTTCAGAGCTGAACctgaatttgaacccaggacttccAGGTCCTCTCAACCCCCCCTGCTGGCTCTGCTGATGTACTCACCCAACAGATACAACCACCGAATCGCTTTCTTTGGCAATGTACCGGCAAACGTGGTCGTATGAATCTGAAAAGAGGCACATGGGAAAGTCAGAGTCTAGATCAATTTTCGTTTTGTCCGTATCTAATGCAGACGATGGTTTGGAATCAAAGTTTTCGTCACACTAGTTATGCTAGAATGGAAGAGGCTTGCTAGAATGGAAGAGGCCCATTCTACCACAAGCCCACTTTGTGCCCAAGTGAACCTTGGGATCATCTGACCCAAAGATATGGAAAGGAAGTATTATAGGGTTGGGAAACTCGTGGAGATTTTGGGCTGGAGCCCTGCAAGGGTGGGGCTTGTGGATGGGCAGTGCttcagcaggctataatgccatagagcacaggtgtcaaactcacggccctccagatgttcatggactacaattcccagcagcccttgccagtatagccaatgctcatgttgggagggactgatgggaattgtagttcatgaacatctggagggccacgagtttgacacccctgctttagatgttcatggactacaattcccagcagcccttgccagtatagccaatgctcatgttgggagggactgatgggaattgtagttcatgaacatctggagggctgtgagtttgacacccctgccatagagtttaacctccaaagtagccattttgtccagggaaactgatctctctcatctggagatcatttgtaatcctGAGGAATCCCCATGTCCCACCTAGAGGTTTGCAAGACATATTAATTTTCTAAGAATGAGCTATTGGTTTTGTGCTTGTGTTTGTGTTGTGTATATATGTGGTACGACTTTTAAAGTGCAATTTTTACGCACAGTGTATACAATCTATAAAATGTGAGTCGTACGCTGCTGATCTATTGATGTATAAATAACATTGGGAAACCTGGGTGTGAGGAAACAgtacatttttttgaaaacaacaaTGAAACGTTCAATTCACAGGAAACCGaagcaaagttttaaaatatatggcTTTGGAGGGATGAAACCACAAGGATGAGAAACTGGCAAATGTCACAGGACAAAATGGCTCAATGCAAATCTCATATCCTGTTTTGAAACCTACaaatttccttctctcttctgtCAACTGTAAGAAATTGCTGCAGAACTTTCCACTAAGAGTCCTTCATTCAACCCCTGAGGCAAAGAGCTAAGTTGGACTGTAGCCCCATAACATCTGGCCATGGGGTCAGACTCCGCTTTTTGAATCCCTGTGCCAAGTAGGTATGTTTGTATTTGTGGATTTGCGAAAGGGTAAATTGGTACCGATAAGAATGGAGTGATAAGCTACACTGAAGTTGTTGACTGGTACAGGGAACAAGTTACACACGAAGCTGAATTATAGTCTCCCCACTCCAATATTGGGcgggaggaaggagagaagagcCTTTTAACCCTTTCTCTCCATTTCCCCACTGAAATTCTCCTTCCTAGGTAAAAGATACTGGCATTcatgttttggcattttgtagaaggaaggaaggaaggaaggaaggaaggaaggaaggaaggaaggaaggaaggaaggaaggaaggaaggaaggaaggaaggaaggaaggaaggaaggaaggaaggaaggaaggaaggaaggaagaacctTAAAATGCCTCCAGTTCTCAGCTatacgagagccagcatggtgtagtggttaagaacagaagactctaatctggagaactggatttgattccccactcctccacataagcagcagactcttatctagtgaactggatttgcttccctgctcctcctcatgaagcctgctgtgtggccttgggctagtcacagctctcacagaactctctcagcactgcctacctcagaaggtgtctgttgaggggagaggaagggaaggagtaagccacttcgagactccttacaggaaagaaaggcagggtataaatccaaactcttcttcttcagaggcatAGCCACGTGCAGCCTCTGGGTAGCAAAATTACCCAAGAGTCTGGCAGCATCTTAAAGACTGACACATTTATTTCATCACAAAAATGCATGTTGCAATAAACTTTGTTCGTTTTTCCAATACTCCCACACTCTTGGGTAATTGTGCTCAGTTATACGCTTGGAATCCtgaaataaattgtttcctccaCGGAGGTCTATATTGGTTTCAAccccaaaactttttatttccagcattaacaacattttaaatgaatcccctttcaaaggAATTCTGCAGCTGAAAATGTGTTCAGTTGCTGTATGATCTGTTGACTGCATTCCCtctctttcctgtttccctgaattttctcctcagtgccattttctgagctcactcaggccctttccgcacatgcagaataatgcactttcaatgcactttcaatgcactttcaatccattttcaatgcactttcaatgcactttcaatccattttcaatgcactttcaatgcactttcaatccattttcaatgcacttccaatgcactttcaatccattttcaatgcactttcaatgcactttcaatccattttcaatgcagctggattttactgtgaggaatagccaaatccacttgcaaacaattgtgaaagtggattgaaagtgcattattctgcatgtgtggaaggggccttagttcccccttgcctgtttatttgcagcatttagctgtttgttcatttattgggGGGCAATTTTCAAAGCATTAAGTATACAAGTAGTAGAGAACACAGCATGACGCTGTGACACGTTGaggcatcgattcaacacagaagttaaaaaaatggggggggtgtCACGTAATGGTGGCTGGGAATTGTTCAAGGGTGTGTGTGAACAAAAGGCAGGTggacttcaaaatgttttacaagcgttttaggagatttgtgtggaaagggctgatgACTACTTCGTTCAGTAAAATATCACACATAAAGAATCTTGACACAGTGTTAATATACTGATGTCAAATGtgtggagtttggatttcttcTTTTTCGGGACTTTATCAGAACTTGAAATACTGATAACATGGAGGGGAGAAAGATGCAGATGgactgaaggaaaagaaaactgaggcaaatcccACACGTTTAAACTTTGAAGTCCATTTTAGAAATTTCCCcgaatgcagagaaaggcagactggagaacaagaagaggatgaaaaaggaaggaagtggGAAATTGGCTCCTTCCTGGAGAAAGAATATTATTTTCAGTGGTGTCCTCATGTGGGGCCCAGCTGGGAGGGAACATTGTGTGAAATTCAATCAATGccataggacaggggtcttcaaactatggccccccagatgttcatgaactacaattcccatcagccctgccacttggccatgctggcaggggctgataaaaattgtagtccatgaacatctggagggccatagtttgaagacccctgccataggaaGTGTAAAATCATattgatgtcttttttttttttaaaaaaagggggggtataatAATTGGCTAACTTTTCAAGATGCCTTACTGATACTGCCAAACATCCAGCCCCCTCCGTGGAAATAGACGACTCCTTTCCTTCGTTCTGACTTGGGCTCTCTTGGCTGGTAAACCCTCACTGGGATATCTTCAAACATGAGATCCTGAATCCAGAGTTTGGGATCTTCTCCCAGTTTTTTGCCTTCTTGGATGAAGCGGATGAAATGGATTTGAGAGCAGAAGCAAAGACTCTCCAAAATCTTCCCCTGTTTGAAAGAGCACACAGAcacttgaagctgccttacattgaATCAGTAATTTAGTTGTATATTACAATCATGTAGTAAACAGCTTACGTTCAACCTTTATGATTTCAAAGCACGCTGCATAATGGCATTTCCTCATGTTATCTTCCTGCAGATATTCAAAATGTTCATTGATCAACCTTGAAGGTGTTTTATATTATTGAAATCACCTGTTGTCCTGGCAAGTTGCTGGTTTACTCTTGTTTCTCTAAAGCTTTTTCAGAGGTTGGGTGCGTTACTATCAGTCATCACAACTGAGGATCTCTTGTGTTTCAGCAGAGTTACTATATGCATATGCTTATAATATACAACTAAACTGATATTGTGACTTTTAATAGGCATAATGAAAGTACACAAAATGAGTATAACATTTGcgatgaacaacaaaataatgtctATAAATAACATCCAGTTAAGATATTCCATATAATAAGAAAATGctcattcaaatattaaaatatgacACAGATAAAATAACTGAGCCAATTAAAATAGCACATAATCAATGAATACATTTGAATAAAATGTAGATAAaaccctcgatgatacggctggcctccacacgggccagggccttcacagctctggccccagcctggtggaatgctctcccaccagctgtccgggccctgcgggaccttactgaattccgcagggcctgcaagacggagctgttctgccgggcctttggaggaaccagccgttgatggtgcctcCCCCACTTCCTGGCCTTTTGCATCTGTGCCATTTACCATCCTGGGACTTGCCGTTCTTCCCTCCTGAtagaggatttaaaaatggaacTGTCGGACACTATCTTGAAAACTAATTCAGTCATTATGCTTAGTTttcatttttatcgctgcttttaatggttttagttgttttaccTTATACATGATGGTTATtatactgtacactgcccagagcccttcaatcgaaataaataaataaataattaaataaataaataaataaataaataaataaataaataaataaataaataaataatctaaggTTAACAGTGTTAGTAAAATTTTAGTTACTAAAATGGAGATCTCCTTAGAGTCTGACAATAGGAACAGAATTTTCTGAGCATTATTAAAGGAAAATTTTCTCCACCATAAAGGTGAAAGAAATGTATTACAACTAAATTACTTGAATTTTATTTCATGTTTGCTTCTAAGTTTGATTAATGGCGCATATTTGATTTACGATAGACGCAACATGCATTTTATGGGtgtgagagaggtggggctgagagagttctgagaggactgagactagcccaaggtcactcagcaggcttcatgtgttggagcagggaaacaaatccagttcagcagataagagtttgctgctcatgtagaggagaggggaatcaaacagtatatacagtatttgcTATTTGCAGTTTATGCAGTATTTGATATTTAACTGCACTGGAATTTTAGAATTTGGGAAGGCGTTTTATAACATTAAAAGTTGTGTAATGTTTTAGTGGGTTTTTAACTTGTTGTGACCCGTCCTGAGCCCCccagggaaagggcgggataaaagtatgataaaataaaataaaacccggttctccagattataatcgaccactcttaaccactacaccactctggctctgttgattctgaccgtgaaagccttcgacaatacattcatttCCCCCTTTCATCCCCAGGGAGATCTCGGAAAGTCACAGCCAGTCCTCTGTATGTGGAGGCGAATACTAATAAGCACACATCCAAAATTATAGTTTTCCAGGTCACGCCCATGAAGTCCCAGTTTCATACTTATTCCTAAATCACGGGGAGAAAACATGTGCAACTATTATTGTGGCCTTTTGTATTTTATTCAACCAAAGGCCTACTAAACACACCCAGGGCTGTGTGTTGTCGCCTTCAGGCTTGTAAACATAGTTGGAAGACTCTGGCTGTTGTTCCTGTGGAAGCAAGCACGGTCAAGTACAATGAGGTGGCTGGCAGAGATACACCCAGGTGGGGCTAGATACTGCGTCTGATTATACTGGTGGAAAAACAAAGGATGGAATCAATCAATAGTTAGGTCAGAGTCACGCTGGTGTCTCTTTCCCAGGTATATCTTTTAAAATTTGGCCAAAACCAATGAGTAACTGGCTCTTGATTCTGGTAGGTTTCTTGATCCCAATAGTCACTGGTTAAAgtgtctaggaatttcccaccctggagctggTAATGGTGACCTTCATCATGAGTGGGGGTGGGTGTAGGAATTGGGTTCAAATTCTGCTGATCCCAGTGCCTCCCACAATGAATCACTGGTCGAAGGGGAGCTTGGATTGAGAAAAAGCCTTCTTCAAGCCCACTGCTCTTCGACTGTTcattggagaagggaagaagaaaaaggccaAGGAACatgaaggctgattccgcatgggccaaaaacagtggtgtgaaaacggtgtgaaaacagtataaacccttttacactgttttaaacaattttacaccattttcacaccgttttcacactgctttttttggcccatgcgtaaTCAGCCGAAGAGTCTTTGgccctcttttcctccatttccttGTGGGTTCTCACTTATCTCTGACTATCATACCCAGCATTCCTTCCTGGGCTTTCTTGCTGCCATGGAGCACAAGTCAGGATGTGTGTGGAATGCAACAGAgaagcattgtttatgccaacttAGGAAGTGGCTTGCCAGCAAAATATCTCCTTTACTTCCCTGGTGAAGATTTTGGATGGTCCTACAGTAAATGTTTGCTGCTATGCTGAAATGAACCTAGAAGtatgaagtccataactttgctttgtTTGATCAGGACTGGGTTTTACTTTGCTGTTCTATGAGAATATgtatcttagggttgccagctgcagttGACAATGATTCGAAGGTGGATTCCTATCACCCTTCTTAAAAGTGAGTTGTGCGATATCAGGATTCCACCCTGAAAGAGTGTAGACTTTCATACCAAGAACCTCACATAGCTGAGCTAAAGCCAGGATCCACCAACTGTTATTCATTGTAAACAACAATATATACAATGACATAATTCTAATGGTAATAaccacaacaaaaacaacaaaagctcATATTATAATGACTCATAATCTGTAATTAGTGCATTTTGATCCCACTCCAAGAAACTCAGTTCTCCTGTCAACAAGAGGTTCAAGTGACATATAAATTTTCATGGCAgtgggtgggaaatttgaacTAGTTCAATTACTCTGCCACACTTTTCTGAATTGTATCTTCTTCCCTCTCTACAATGAACAAGTTTTTTGGAAACAAGAAgaaatggatttataccccacctttctctcctgtaaggaggctcaaggtggcttaaaagctcctttctcttcctcttcccacaacagacacgttgtgaggcaggtggggctgagagagctgcgaagaactgggactcgcccaaggtcccccagcaggaatgtgggagtgcgctaacaccagataagcccctgccactcaggtggaggagtgaggcatCAAACCCAATTTTCCAGGTTAGAAACCACTAGAATCCACtactactgctcttaaccactacaccacgctgactctcaagaATTGTGCTTTTTGTGAAATCAATGTGTGTGTGTTACGAGGGGAATTTTTAGGGAACTTCCTTCTTCACACAATCCCTGGCAAATCCTTACTCTCATTACTGACTCCTAAAACTGGAGGAAAGAGATTTGAAGAATGTTTTACTGGATGACGATCAAGAAGGCTTCTGAGGAGTCCTTCTCCCTTAGGCCTTGTTTTTATGCTGCTCAGTTTACATACTCAATGTAAACATCAGAAATACTCAATGTAAACATCAGAAATTGCTATTTGCCATTCTTTCCTTTTGGCACAGCATTTACTTTTACCTTGAGAGCCCTAtttgggtgaaaaggcagcacagaaacattttccaaaaaaaaaaaaaagcaagcaagcaagcaaacaaaaaaaccaataaaTATTTGCTCAGCCcaaaggctcaggaaaatattcatTAAATGCCGCTCCCTAACAATTAAAGCAGCAATAAACCAGAGGAAGCAAATAGCAAACAGAAGACATAAGAACTTCGGTAGCCGTTGAGGAAGAGAAGTTCATTAGAAGAGAGGTTCTAATGCATTGCGCTGCATCGTATTGTTGGGCtgttgtgttgttgaaggcttttgtgaCCGGAATCAACTGGATATGGCGGGTgtcccaggctgtgtggttgtgattTGGGCTATTTTGGCTCCTAACGTTTTGATcgtatctatggctggtatctttagaGGCATGCCACGGTAAGATGTGTGCTGCAATGAGGCACACCTTAttatgacgtgcctctgaagatgccagccatggatgcaggtgaaattcCGGGAGCAAAAAGGACAAGACCACACAGACTGGAAAGCCCACCTCACCCAGAGATTTAATGATCGACACAGCCGCCCATCAATTAAAAAAGGCCAAGAGATTCAAATTAATATCCATAACTAAATTAATCTATTCACATAAAAAGAGtggaaatctaaaataaaaacCAGTGCAGTTGAGCAAGGTTAAAGCACATATTAAAAGCTGCACAAAATCAGTAAAATGCCTTGATAAGCAAAAAGAAGCTGGCGCTGAAAGTTTAACTCGTTTGACATCTGCTTGGATAATAGTGGGGAAAGTTTTCTACCGCTGATGGGCCACTAGAGAGAAGGCTCTGAACCTCCCGGCACGTGGAAGGAACACAGCCTCCAAAGAAAGTCAGAATTGTTGGGCAGTCTCATACAtaactttaagaagaagaagagtttggatttatatccccactttctctcctgtaaggagactcaaaggggcttacaatctcctttcccttccccccacaatgaacaccctgtgaggtaggtggggttgagagagctccgaagaactgtgattagcccaagatggCATGTGTTGTaatgtacaagctaatctagctaatctagttcaccagataagcttccacaactcaggtggcagagtgggaaatcaaacccggttccccagattagagtgtacctcctcttaaccactacaccacgctggctctttaagCCCTCTGGTACCACACTGTGTACTAGAAATTGTCCTTGGAAGCAAACTGGCTATTAGTGAATATGAACACCAGCAAGATGATATCTATCATGCGGTAGTTTTAAATATTAAGGCTGTGCACTTATTCGATTATCCtgttccacacagtggccaaccagtggcTTTGGAGGACTTACAAACAGTGCCTAGGTGCTAACCTGCCCTGTAACCACGGACACCTTACCAGTTGCATAAATCACATAGGAACAGTGCATCAAAGAGAACAAACTGGGAACACAAGCTACGGaaattgctgggtttttttaaaaaatcatgacagcatcaaaagaacacaagaaatgaaaaatatcGTAGTGCAAAATATTGGTCCCATCAGGCACAAGCTGCCCTCTGGCTATAATCTCAGTACAAAACCTGAACGGTGGCTTCAAACTTCGTCAACTTACCAGAGAGGCCGAAATAATCAGTAACCAGTGAAGGATTCTGAGCTTCAAAGGCTGGTCAATTCCTGGAGGGATCTCTGATGTAGAAAGGTCGTAGTAAACGGCCCAAACGAAGACCAGGGCCAAAGgagcaatcaataaatacaatatgaTAAGAAACAAAGTGTAAGCTAGTTCCATTTTCCTTTCAAGGGACGAGAACCCCTTTGGTTTAATCCTGCAAGTGGTTTTGATCCCTCACTCCTCCGTGGCTCCTAGTGCTATGTGCTGTATGTCTTTGGGAAGCACTGTATTCCCTTGGGTTGAGTTGGCTCAGGTTGTACCAGAAATGCAGGAAGCGTGGAAGTTcatgagggagagaggaggagaagagaaaaaaaaggggatGTTGACAAAGCAAACCATTTCCTTTGTTTGTGCAAGTGGTGTCAATGCATCACGTTTCAAACTGTTGTGTAAGCCACGATCGTAGACAGCAGAGGCAAAATTGCTGGGAATTTGCAGCAATCTGATAATTGGCTGCCTGCCTTGGGATCTGCTGGAgtggtttgctgctgcttcttttcttttcttttttttaatta
Proteins encoded in this region:
- the LOC125445822 gene encoding arylacetamide deacetylase-like 4, with product MELAYTLFLIILYLLIAPLALVFVWAVYYDLSTSEIPPGIDQPLKLRILHWLLIISASLGKILESLCFCSQIHFIRFIQEGKKLGEDPKLWIQDLMFEDIPVRVYQPREPKSERRKGVVYFHGGGWMFGSINSYDHVCRYIAKESDSVVVSVGYNLAPEQKYPSQFYECLAATAHFLKRADDYGVDPARIIVGGDSVGGNFTASVCQALVSRTDLAKPLAQILIYPGLQAIDFNLPSYQQNRAVPILYREHVICSALRYLNKDLSVLDSVVRGCHVPTDIKMRFGKCINSENIPQEFKARGFEPSQAASFVDDVYEVVKQALEATFSPLMAEDAVLSQLPKACIVTCEYDVLRDDGILYKKRLEDNGVPVTWYHIEDGFHGVINFFNGLLSFPSGKKGVDSIVTFIRSS